One stretch of Zingiber officinale cultivar Zhangliang chromosome 6B, Zo_v1.1, whole genome shotgun sequence DNA includes these proteins:
- the LOC121992407 gene encoding 2-methylene-furan-3-one reductase-like yields MEALLGSPISTTFPFSFPIARPSLRSSPSLPITPTTSQRAAITAVAPGNFRRPQASSDPSASSSTDTLVASSGEPSKMKAWVYDEYGDVSVLRAEDGVLVPQVEEDQVLVKVVAAALNPVDFKRMQGKFKATDSPLPTIPGYDVAGIVVKVGSQVKILKEGDEVYGDINEKTLESPKQSGSLAEFTAVEEKLLALKPQKIDFAQAAGLPLAIETAYEGLEKAGFSAGKTILVLGGAGGVGSLVIQVAKQVLGASRVAATASTGKLELLKSLGVDLAIDYTKENFEDLPEKFDVVFDTVGQGDKAVKAVKEGGCVVVLTGAVTPPGFRFVVTSDGASLTKLNPFIEEGKIKPVVDPKGPFPFSQVVEAFTYLETGRATGKVVIYPIP; encoded by the exons ATGGAAGCTCTGCTCGGTTCGCCCATTAGCACTACCTTCCCCTTCTCCTTCCCCATCGCAAGACCATCTTTAAGATCCTCCCCCTCTCTTCCCATCACGCCAACAACAAGCCAACGTGCAGCAATAACCGCCGTTGCTCCAGGTAATTTCCGTCGGCCTCAGGCGAGCTCCGACCCCTCAGCTTCTTCTTCCACCGACACACTAGTTGCTTCTTCCGGGGAGCCTTCGAAGATGAAGGCCTGGGTCTACGACGAGTACGGTGACGTCAGTGTGCTGCGCGCCGAAGATGGGGTCTTGGTCCCTCAAGTGGAGGAGGACCAGGTCCTCGTCAAGGTCGTGGCGGCCGCGCTGAACCCCGTGGATTTTAAGCGTATGCAGGGAAAGTTTAAGGCCACTGATTCACCCTTACCG ACTATTCCAGGTTATGATGTAGCTGGGATTGTCGTTAAAGTGGGGAGCCAAGTGAAGATCCtgaaggaaggagatgaagtgtaCGGGGACATCAACGAGAAAACTCTGGAGAGCCCCAAGCAATCTGGATCGCTGGCAGAATTCACGGCCGTGGAGGAGAAATTGCTGGCTTTAAAGCCCCAAAAAATAGACTTTGCACAGGCTGCAGGTTTGCCACTGGCTATCGAAACAGCCTACGAAGGGCTCGAGAAAGCAGGGTTTTCGGCCGGTAAAACTATTCTCGTTCTTGGTGGTGCAGGTGGAGTTGGCTCTCTGGTTATCCAG GTAGCAAAGCAAGTTCTTGGAGCATCGAGAGTTGCTGCAACAGCCAGCACCGGAAAACTGGAGTTACTGAAAAGCCTAGGAGTTGATTTGGCAATTGACTATACAAAGGAGAACTTCGAAGACTTACCTGAGAAATTCGACGTCGTATTTGATACTGTCG GTCAGGGAGATAAAGCAGTGAAGGCAGTGAAAGAAGGCGGCTGCGTGGTCGTGCTTACGGGCGCAGTGACACCGCCGGGCTTCAGGTTCGTTGTCACCTCTGATGGCGCTTCCTTGACCAAGTTGAATCCTTTCAttgaagaagggaaaattaagccAGTGGTGGATCCGAAGGGACCATTCCCTTTCTCTCAAGTGGTTGAGGCATTTACTTATCTTGAAACTGGGAGGGCAACAGGAAAGGTCGTCATTTACCCAATTCCATGA